The following DNA comes from Mugil cephalus isolate CIBA_MC_2020 chromosome 6, CIBA_Mcephalus_1.1, whole genome shotgun sequence.
ataaaggATGAGTAAGTGAAGCTGTGGAGGATTGACACAGACGTTAAGCAAACTGGCGGCTGAGGCTGATCTGAAGCTACAGAAGTCGCACTTCGTTCACGCCTCACTTTACAGAAGCCATACCTGTCTGGGCGCATCGACTTGGACAAACTCGGCGTAAATCCCTTTGGCGGCCTCTGTCATTTCTGCCATGCTGGTAATTTTTTTGTAGTCCTCGCAGGCCAGCCAGAATAGAAGGTTCTCGTCACTGTACTCTGTCCTCAAGAAGTTCTCAAACACCAGCTGGCCCACTGCACAAACCCAACAGACAACAGAGACATGTCATGAGTTCAGttcacagctttgttttttatttgttgctgcaTACGCAGGACCCTGCACGGTCTGACACTATCCTGCATTTTTATTACACGACACAATTATTGATGTGAAACTAAAAGGCAGGTTGgaacaggttttatttatttggaaatgCAACTGTAAAACCAGATTTCACACGTTAATATGTATTAAATACAGACGTCAGTTAAAGGCAGGTAAACACTTTTAGTTCAGTggaaaaagttttattttgcaaacaCGCAAGCAGGCACTAgcacgaggaagaggagggagaggcatTAAACGTTTTCATTGTAACCACGAGCGTTCAAGGCACAACACCATGcactgatcaggtataacactatgaccacctgtctaatgctgtgtaggtctccattgtgagTCATTGTGAGTCGCAAGTCAGAATTTCcaagttggaattttcaactaGAACATCCCCATTTCTACTCGGAAAGTTAAAGAATccgagttgagttaccaagatggccgccacaTGTGTAAACAGTACTTAGTAGTTCCTGTAATACTGTGTTTATTATCATATCTGATTAGTTTTCTAAATTGGtcatacagacagtatttttctaCATACGTATGTTAAAATATTACAATGTAATTACAGTGTAAGTTTTTCATTTGCTATATGAGAACTACAAGTCTATGTCGCGCTAAAAACAgtggctaaaaacaacagccagataaaaccaaaacagttcGAAACGCCAtcattaatagtgtattttgttctacaattaaaacttttgaatatttttataaatgtctgCCTCATGCGGTCTTGtcactgtaaaactaaaaaaaaaaaaaaaaaaaatcagcaaagcACATGTTTTCATGGGTGCAGCCATCTTGTTGTGATGTAATTCATATGGGtagaagggaggggcctctgcggatcatcccacagatacttgatcagtttgggatatagtgAATTTCAAAgccatgttttttatttgtttttcaattgtTCCTataattgtttgtgtgtgtgtgtgtgtctgtgtcatgctgctatggggtggggggtgcctggtctggtctaggtgggtgctacatgtctaagtaacatccacatgaatgaatgccaggtccaacaaTGAACTCTCACAAGaggatcaatgttatttacttctcctgttggtggttttaatgttgtggctgatcagtgtatgactGACATGATGTATAGTTTATTTATGAGATCTCACACAGGATGTTTCCATCTGGTTGTTAGATGATAAGAAAAATGTGTCACATCTTCCCACGTTTAACCTGCAACCAGCAGCTTATTTGTGGTTCTATTTGTTTGCTTGTCATCACTAGAAACTAGAGGCCTcgttctatttttatttcttttgtgtgtttgatttaaaaGTTGAACAAATCTGtccctttcaaaaaaaaaaaaagaaaggtagAAATTATTTTAAGTGAAAATCACAGGAGAACGAGACTTCACTTAAGCGGCTCTGTTATCTTTCACTCACATTCTCCTTCCTCATAACCGCGTTTGTCAGCTCAAAGAAGTCAGGGAACAAAGAGACGATGCAGAAAAACCGCCAGGTATTGTGGTAGATGTCTGGAGGCCCCCTTTTAActtcaaaacttcaaaaaaaaatccagagcCAGCATCCCGATGCGCGCTGCCTCAGCATCATATAATTGCACGCACCTATATTTCGCGTTATCTGCTCCCCGCAccctttttcccccttttgttACTGGTGCATTCGCGGAGCTGTGGTTTCCGACGCAGGTGTTAAATACCTAACACGTCTTCCGggagcacaaacaaacagctaacTGCGAGCGGCGGCAGTGTTATTCACACAAAGTGCCGTACATAAATCACAGCTGGAGCTCTGACGGTAATTGACAAGAAACAAACCGCATTCAGGGGGACGCTCACTCTCATCTGCAAATCACTCCATAACTGAGCCATCAGTCACCTCCGAGTCAACTCCTTACAATCACACGAGGTGTAAAGGTGCGTAAATGGAATCGGGATGCAACGCaactatttatttctcctgctgTTTGCAGATTCATCATATATGTCAGTGCTTTTCTCCGAGGGGAAATGGAGCAACCGGGAAGGGGGACAAAATTTATCTTCTGGTGGGCAGTTAATCTTGACAGGGGCGGGCTAAAATATTGCAGATCAGCTAACTCCATTTGGGAGGGGGGAGTAATGAAAGGGGACAgcggaaagagaaaaagagaggactTATCTTCCGCTTCTGTCATTTTCAACTAGAGGATAGAAATATGGTCAGGTGACAGCCATGAGGAGTGAGCGTCGCCTTTATAAATGAACGCGAGCTGGTAGGAATCATCCTATCTACACCGGCCGCTCAGACTGCTCTTCTTATCTGTGCCGCGGCGTAAATATATCTCCAAATGGGTTTGATGAACTTGAGGGAGGAATATATCCTATGGGCTCCCAAAAGGAGCCCGAGGGGTAAAAATCAGGATGCTGCGCGGGGCCGAACAGTGGAGAATCAGGAGGATGGAGACTTGAGAGAGAGCTTACTTTTACAATCCAGAAGCTGGTCGAATGACTCTCTCCATGCCATGACATCATCAACATGCGCCCTGCAGAGCAACAAGGTCATGTCAGGTCAGGTATAATTAGCTGTTCATCAAATTATTCAAAACCCCAATTTATCTCTACTTATTTGCCCCCCATCAGATTGGCTAATTATTAACGTTTAATCTctgaaatgtcactttaaaattaACTGATATGAATcgctcacattttttttttttttttcaaaagtagCTCATTTAGTCAGACTCCTAAGCCAAGAGGATGAAAACAGAGATGACTCACATCTTAGCTGATACTGGCTCTTAATTGAATAGCAGCTATCAGATCAGTCAGCGGTGTCCAGTTCGCCGGATGGGAACTCCTTCCTGGCCGCGGTTACgtgaaaacagatttaaagttAGTTTCTCATGCATTCGTTAtcacacaggataagatgttacaatcccttgtgccaaaatcCCATTTAGAAGCCCAATCCAACTGAAAGCGAGAGATTAGTTTAGCCCGTTTTACTTATATTTGACAGAACACACAGCTGTGTAGGTACCTCTCTCCcgttttagcatctttcagcaagttgttgttgttttggtttgacGGCCGCcagcattgttttgtttttttttgccgcaagttagcagctgttagctaAAGAAAGAAGCAATACATTTCCTGGATGCCCCAGTGATCTAGAAAGATCAATCGAAGAAAATGCAGgtgatatacactgatcagccacaacattaagaccactgacaggagacgtgatTGACATTCAGCAtctaattcaatgttctgctgagaaacttttggatctggtattcagtcatgtggaagttacttagacttgtagcacccacctagaccagaccagggagccgcaccccatagcaatgacactccttgatggcagcagaaggTTTTGACcgggcctccaaattcactcgatcccgaactgatcaagtaacAAATAACATACTTCTGGACATATAGTCTCACCCACACCACCATGCTTTTAATGTATGTTAATATCTGCCACAGACATGATGATCTCCCTTTCACAGCCGCTTCAGCTTGTGCGTCTGTGAGCAGAaacgctgtgtttttttttttatttatgtgttctACTTTCCACCATGTTCACTTGCTGTAAATCCTCGTGTAACATTCTCTGTCGGATTCTCTGCTGCCGCAACGACCCAGTTTCTCCGTGGAGATCATTAAAATTGCATCTAATTTTCAGATCTCCAAACAAGTAAACGGCAGAGAGACACTTATAGTTTGGTATAAGAGGAGGGTTTTGGCTTAAATCTAACTCAGCGCAGACAAGTTacaattaaactgaattgaatccTCATAACGTGTTCATGAGCCCAATGTACGGCTGCAACcgcaaaacattcattttgttaaaaacgTCGAGGTGAACCGTCACAGGCCCACATGACACCTTTGATAACAGCTTTCTGTGGAGGAAGTACAATTAGTTATCTAATAAATGTTACAGATTGTCTTATTATCTCATGTTATTTAGCAGCAATGTTTCTTTCCAGATTACACACTGTACCTTTATTCAAAATAATGcaggttattttcttttatgtctttCACACAGTGATTATGCCACATGACTCGTTTTTTCTTATACCGACATACAAGTTAAAATGGATTTGGAGTTTGTAGGGTGTACTCGGTGTATGTAAATccaatcctttatttttttgagttctgCTTTGGTCTcagcttttaaaaacagaaatcaaaggCTTTTGACCAAAGACTTTGTTCCTTGGGGAAATccgtatttttttccccctttcatcCCATTGTTTGTCAGTGACTGTCACTGTTGTACACATTCAGGCCTCATGCAAAATTTTACATTtgcttgtttgcttgtgtttttcaagtgatggatgaaaataaataataataaataaaaaaataggatGTAAAAAAAGAGCCATCAGCTCCTGTAGCACAAGACAAACTGCTGGTGTGTCTGACACCAGTGCAGCTTAACAACAGCCCAGTTAGATTTAAACTTACTCATgtaacaaatgaataaatgtttgatcCTGATTATGTCTGTCCACTACTGAATAAATccattttctgtgcatgtttacCCATCagttgaggagtttccagggCATTTCTAGTAGTTTTTTATTGGTTGGAATCTGGAGTCAGAACGAATTAAATCAGATTAGAGAAATACCGTCGGACACTATCAGCTCTCTGTGCACCGTTACGCCCTCTACAGCTGCACTGACCTTGTTGTTGCAGTGAGTCTTTAGCTGGTGCAGGAGCTTTATTGTCTTAATCTTACACACACCTGAGTAGTTGAGTGTTGTAATCTGTTTTTTCTAACTACTCACTAAACATTAGACATATGATGGACGTACAGATCATACCTATATTGGGTCCATCGGTCCAAGACTAATTCTGGACATCTACACGACATGCAAACTAGATCTGCTACTTGAACGTCCAAAATTTAAACGTCAGACTCTGTAACTCTTTTGGAGGTTACATAGACGTCTAAGACAGGtgcaggatttcttttttttttttgatcaaaaTTGTTGTTATTTGAGATTAAACACAGTTAAATTATGTATCTACTGAATACATGGagtacacttaaaaaaaatagttttcatttttatttttatgttttctctctgtatttatggGATCCATCAGGTCTGGCTAAGATTAACCGTCAGGCTAACGTTCTGCACCATAGTTATACCCAGCTGCCAGATGGGAAATAACAAATTAGCATAATACCAGGAGCTTAAAATGATCATATTGTGATGGAAATTATTTTGATtgaaacaatttaacagtataaaatgtaaataattgtCCTTGTtctacacacaattgttttagaaaaaaagacattagtgcaaaataagaaaaaggagcaaaatgtaacaaaaatataaatagaacaATGTAAATAACAATGGGAAATAACGTCAGTAACAAAGTCAGTTCTGAGTTCTGACGTATTCCAATAACAGCATCATTGtcagctgtgtgatgctatgatttgagtgtcaaacttTGTCCATATCCACCgtttactacaggtgaggatggagaagattCTGCCGctcgcatgaactctgtgaggagtaatttaatttatagaagagaaactgtaaaaGTATCAATCTCATCACGCTAGTCTGGGCCCAGcaattaaaaaatgcatgttGATGTCtagatttctttctcttttcttttggcaTGCcattaagcagcagcagcagcggcggcctGGTTCTGAGCTGCACAGTCACAGAGGTCTTTGCTCCTGTGACAGCTGCCCAACTGACTGAGAATAACTCCCCAAGAATAACAAGAAGGGTGCTGGACTTGTGAACAGAATCCCATTCATCTTCTGTCTAATTCTGGGGCTCTTTGGAACTTAGACCTGGGTTAAAGTGCCcttaaaaagacacacataGAATAGCCACTTTCTTGtgcaatatgtgtgtgtgtgcttttaagcaacaataaaattatattaaccTTAAATATTACGAGCTTCAGTTCCAAATGTAGCCCTAAAGGTGGGATTTACACGATCATAATAGGAGACGTGGAAAATTAAGACAGAATATGGTGTTTACTGATGAATAGGAAAGCATCATTTTATGAGGAAACTCCAGATGGAGTTCACGACGGCTCTTTTTCCGGCTAAGCAACAGtatttagctttagcttaataatttaaaagttgTTCATCCAGTGACGTCGCGTGGAGATGCCCCAAAGTTTTGACAGCTCAGACAGTGTTGTTTTGAACCGCACTTTAATGTGATGCATTATCAATCAGTCTCTCTGAAGTCAGGGACAAGGCATCAGAGGAAAGGCTATATCGGAACGCAAgcggacacattttttttttctgtttaatttatttatttttttggattgcATCACATGCAGCGGAGAGCACATTCCGCTCAAAGAATCCTCACTCGTCTCTGGAcccttttcatgttttcttagggagggaaagggaaagaCAGCTGCAGGCacgctgagaaaaaaaaaaaaaaacagaaggagaaacttccactacaaaaaaaacaaacaaaaaaaaaacagcgagaTCACAAGACCTCATCAGAAACACTTGCTCGCAAAACACATCCCGGTTTTATTTTAGCAACATGCTTACTGCTAAGCAAGATCAGAGAGATTCGGTCATTACAGAAGAACAAGGCAAACCGGAGGGGAAGTAAAACATTCAGAATGCTCAGCGCGAGAAAACTAG
Coding sequences within:
- the LOC125009557 gene encoding regulator of G-protein signaling 5-like, with the protein product MAHVDDVMAWRESFDQLLDCKMGQLVFENFLRTEYSDENLLFWLACEDYKKITSMAEMTEAAKGIYAEFVQVDAPRQINIDCGTREEISENISHPGPNCFDRAQRLIRGLMENDCYPRFLKSETYQALLEQAARR